In Daphnia pulex isolate KAP4 chromosome 7, ASM2113471v1, one genomic interval encodes:
- the LOC124197226 gene encoding uncharacterized protein LOC124197226 isoform X1 — MAAGISYHIHACFILCATLCICQTDAIDLEGHLQQLRDNYEILAAILNLLETLERKVEQQESELSELKTEQHRIRTAESFQRRILPDVGMERHRQSIGTGGAILRSCSHIRAALPSQTSGMHWIDPDGQGVGDDPIYVYCNMTTGSTAILHDSESRISVSHCTEPGCYSRVIQYSATTKQMSALAQLSDECHQSIRYDCTSAPFEINGNIYSWWNDRHGKPQYFWSGNRASVHTCQCGIEYNCIEALADCNCDSSLPTPLADIGVITDKNLLPITRLNFGRTVLENSSGMHTLGRFECTGQVAVQGMPSSCQDLWLIGHTLSGLYSVMGAAIVENVYCNFTKLPNDPGFQKSLGFGFADIKSSPTYFYVQKNTTFSATGIPMPFEVNKVNVGGAMDLTTGIFTSPRPGRCFFSFTGLAQFPFASPYKLRLGVGIYLNGYLNGRGWVANTARNQWSQFTLQSTLNLNAGDRVWLQITDMSDGVYLYDSNSHYTHFTGWLLEEETFDSH, encoded by the exons ATGGCTGCTGGCATCTCCTATCACATTCACGCCTGTTTCATCCTCTGCGCTACGCTGTGCATTTGCCAGACGGACGCCATCGATTTGGAAGGCCATCTGCAGCAGCTCAGAGACAACTAT GAAATTTTAGCGGCCATTTTGAATCTACTGGAGACTCTGGAACGTAAAGTCGAACAGCAGGAAAGTGAACTTAGTGAATTGAAGACTGAACAGCATCGAATCAGGACGGCCGAATCGTTCCAGAGGCGAATTCTTCCAGATGTTGGAATGGAACGGCATCGTCAATCGATCGGAACGGGCGGTGCCATTCTCAGAAGTTGCAGCCACATTCGGGCGGCTCTTCCGTCACAAACTTCCGGCATGCACTGGATCGATCCCGACGGCCAGGGTGTTGGCGACGACCCCATCTACGTCTACTGTAACATGACAACAG GTTCGACTGCTATTTTGCACGACAGCGAATCCCGGATATCCGTTTCGCATTGCACTGAGCCCGGATGCTACTCCAGGGTAATTCAATATTCGGCCACTACTAAACAAATGTCGGCATTGGCCCAGTTATCCGACGAATGCCACCAATCAATCCGG TATGATTGCACCAGCGCTCCGTTTGAGATCAACGGCAACATTTATTCGTGGTGGAACGATCGGCACGGAAAGCCGCAATATTTCTGGTCCGGCAACCGGGCCAGCGTCCACACCTGCCAGTGCGGCATCGAGTACAACTGCATCGAAGCTCTTGCCGATTGTAATTGCGATTCCAGTCTACCCACGCCACTGGCCGATATCG GAGTGATTACCGATAAAAACCTACTGCCAATCACGAGGCTCAATTTCGGCCGGACCGTGCTGGAAAATTCGTCCGGCATGCACACCCTGGGCCGGTTCGAATGCACCGGACAGGTGGCCGTCCAGGGAATGCCATCCTCTTGCCAAGACCTTTGGCTCATAGGTCACACGTTAAGCGGATTGTATTCGGTCATGGGAGCTGCCATCGTCGAAAATGTTTACTGCAATTTCACGAAATTACCAAACGATCCAG GTTTTCAGAAGTCACTGGGATTTGGATTCGCCGATATCAAATCGTCGCCCACGTATTTCTACGTGCAGAAGAACACGACCTTCTCGGCGACGGGCATTCCGATGCCGTTCGAAGTCAACAAGGTGAACGTCGGAGGGGCCATGGATTTGACTACGGGGATATTCACGTCGCCCAGACCGGGCAGGTGCTTCTTCTCGTTCACGGGATTGGCTCAGTTCCCGTTCGCCTCTCCTTACAAGCTGCGGCTGGGCGTCGGCATTTACCTCAACGGCTACCTGAACGGCCGGGGCTGGGTGGCCAACACGGCCAGAAATCAGTGGAGCCAGTTCACGCTCCAGTCGACTTTGAATTTGAACGCGGGAGACAGGGTGTGGCTGCAGATCACGGACATGTCGGACGGCGTTTACCTCTACGACAGCAACAGTCATTACACTCACTTTACGGGGTGGCTTTTGGAGGAGGAAACGTTCGATTCGcattaa
- the LOC124197228 gene encoding uncharacterized protein LOC124197228 isoform X2, with the protein MEEALPNHQKILEMPDPDVGRTDVDVDDTHATESSDDDTISVLSEAERCKNSVVTPDGPPKKRLKGPEPPTLVFQSPETVPSPPQQQQPQPVFSPSKRLASPVSEPILPDYEEPTTFSPIYDNVAQKPSSPPPSVTVTVTSPVVQVCPDAKPSATLQQTEQLSINFDGCESSTDDSLPYETQSNPPVERFVSVVSVVNVTEDKAETDEESQMIGQKLDESEVLILNTSSVVSNGVPLEIESKNDDNNETPQTVKPDEPEQQSNEAADEQDGRQNNNNAVLEFRSDVSCNLSQVSSLSRSSSGSDRSSLSESREDTSVIHNSITVEEANFPGTTQEATDDVSFSLSDVVSSPEIVSTLPPKERSRSPSPHIEKTDPVKEVEEEEEDDESILSPNRKVKGDASGDSGTGTGETNIPSTPYSAFLERTLDFSDIESTSGTGTMGSRCSRISDSVIDVELVEVVTHSMPSSGRSLSTVSIGTTINSSTVPVSFIPSVFGQHYGSSFACSASSSTVVVYRSPCTLRTYPKRNLILKKRYEVLITNMPDGPFLFYLQLKKENQNHLKLRKLINSVALTSFVGEPKPGMVCLALFPHDNLIYRGTIMAISHFGGNCVCIVNFVDIGIEAPVELDLIYEIPQMMLKLHVLAYRASLFGIEDAAKNLVGLNDAFISLVKSSPNLVAEVEEVGPTGIPNIFLHDKNGRSILDSLNSQFNNKISLPHVRHATNPVRVSQIDHAKISGEECLFVVSAEEEGFFFGHLEESEDSWFGDVIEFRLLKKLG; encoded by the exons ATGGAAGAAGCCTTGCCGAATCATCAAAAAATTCTTGAG ATGCCAGATCCTGACGTTGGACGTACGGACGTTGATGTTGATGATACACATGCAACCGAATCCAGCGATGATGATACTATCTCAGTTCTTAGTGAAGCCGAACGCTGTAAAAATTCCGTCGTCACCCCTGATGGACCTCCTAAAAAGCGTTTAAAAGGCCCTGAGCCGCCTACGCTGGTCTTCCAATCGCCGGAAACCGtaccatcaccaccacaacaacaacaaccccagcCAGTATTTAGCCCGAGCAAACGCCTTGCATCCCCTGTATCTGAACCCATACTGCCTGATTATGAGGAGCCCACTACGTTTTCTCCAATCTATGACAATGTCGCCCAAAAACCTTCTTCGCCTCCGCCCAGCGTCACGGTCACTGTAACTAGTCCAGTCGTCCAGGTCTGCCCGGACGCGAAGCCTTCAGCGACGCTACAGCAGACTGAACAATTGAGCATCAACTTTGACGGCTGCGAATCCTCGACGGACGATTCACTTCCCTACGAAACCCAATCCAACCCACCTGTTGAGCGTTTCGTGAGCGTCGTGAGCGTCGTCAACGTCACAGAGGACAAAGCAGAAACCGACGAGGAGAGTCAAATGATTGGCCAGAAACTTGACGAATCCGAAGTGCTCATCCTCAACACTTCCAGCGTCGTGTCCAATGGCGTCCCACTTGAAATCGAGTCGAAGAATGACGACAACAACGAAACCCCCCAAACAGTCAAGCCGGACGAACCGGAACAGCAAAGCAACGAAGCAGCGGACGAGCAAGACGGCCGGCAAAACAATAACAACGCCGTATTGGAATTCCGTAGCGATGTTTCTTGTAATTTGTCTCAGGTATCCAGCCTTTCACGATCCAGCTCTGGCAGCGACCGTAGCAGTTTGTCAGAAAGTCGAGAAGACACTTCCGTAATTCACAATTCTATCACTGTCGAAG aAGCAAATTTTCCAGGCACCACACAAGAAGCAACAGATGATGTCTCTTTTTCCCTGTCGGATGTCGTGTCGTCGCCTGAAATTGTTTCGACATTGCCGCCCAAGGAACGATCGCGATCACCAAGTCCCCACATTGAGAAAACTGATCCAGTCAAAGAAgtcgaagaggaagaagaagacgacgagtCGATTCTGAGTCCCAACAGGAAGGTGAAGGGCGACGCGTCGGGTGATTCCGGAACCGGAACGGGAGAAACCAATATCCCCAGCACACCTTATTCAGCCTTCCTCGAACGGACTCTTGATTTTTCCGATATCGAAAGCACAtctgg gACTGGAACGATGGGAAGCCGGTGTAGCCGCATTAGCGATTCCGTCATTGACGTTGAACTGGTCGAAGTAGTTACGCACTCCATGCCGTCCTCTGGTCGTAGTTTGAGCACAGTCAGCATCGGCACGACGATTAATTCCTCAACAGTTCCAGTGTCGTTTATCCCGTCAGTATTCGGTCAGCATTACGGTTCTTCCTTTGCCTGTTCGGCTTCCTCTTCCACAGTGGTTGTCTACCGTAGTCCTTGCACTCTTCGGACCTACCCGAAAAGAAATCTGATTCTCAAGAAACGCTATGAAGTACTTATCACAAATATGCCCGACGGACCGTTCCTCTTTTACTTGcagttgaagaaagaaaatcagaacCACTTGAAACTACGCAAACTTATCAACTCCGTAGCTCTTACTTCCTTTGTCGGGGAACCAAAGCCAGGAATGGTTTGCCTGGCACTCTTTCCCCACGATAATCTAATTTATCGAGGAACCATAATGGCCATTAGccattttgggggaaattGTGTCTGTATCGTCAATTTTGTGGACATCGGCATCGAGGCGCCCGTTGAACTCGATTTGATTTATGAAATTCCACAAATGATGCTGAAACTGCATGTGCTTGCTTATCGTGCCTCTTTGTTCGGCATTGAAGATGCTGCCAAGAACCTCGTGGGGTTGAATGACGCATTTATCTCTTTAGTAAAGTCATCCCCAAATCTTGTTGCCGAAGTTGAAGAAGTTGGACCCACTGGAatcccaaacatttttcttcatgaTAAAAATGGCCGCAGTATTCTCGACAGTCTTAACTCTCAatttaacaacaaaatttcattgcCCCACGTTCGCCATGCTACTAACCCAGTGAGAGTCTCCCAG atCGACCATGCAAAGATATCTGGTGAAGAATGTCTCTTCGTCGTCTCAGCTGAGGAAGAAGGATTTTTTTTCGGTCACTTGGAAGAATCGGAAGACTCCTGGTTCGGTGACGTCATAG AGTTCAGGTTGTTAAAGAAATTGGGTTGA
- the LOC124197225 gene encoding acetylgalactosaminyl-O-glycosyl-glycoprotein beta-1,3-N-acetylglucosaminyltransferase-like, with protein MATVRRTRLKFLYFTIAFVFLNLFLTGLDIHPLSRPSNFIHLPAHCASLPCDTLIFGRPVGLTENRAQLSVPDGVEIYVNYTVDRLGLKLLGGNLNDVTSFRYSINAESQCRASDGLLKVVVVVVSAPGHFDRRQLVRRTWAGRLGDTSWGRHVFLTGRTANATLQSRLEEESGIFDDIVQLDMMDSYEILTAKSVALLHWAQQFCSAKVPFVLKCDDDVYVNTGRLYSAVTAITKTIPYYEAGIYGTQIVIDNPPQRKLESKHYVSMELWPWPAYPSYLYGGCYLLGRKALAPLLTAAQSTPYFPFEDLYLIGLCSRKAHVPLWTFDKMFIMENGNRTGDPCFAGQSITWQTRSDGQLLESHQTTKKLDENKIKCSSSGQSGRGGNVIHFKLIDPTEYETWSRNVSLLLAINHTQQRQT; from the exons atggccACCGTCAGGAGGACTCGATTGAAATTCTTATATTTCACGAtcgcttttgtttttctcaatttatttCTCACGGGATTGGATATCCACCCGTTGTCGAGGCCCAGCAATTTCATTCACCTGCCGGCCCATTGCGCCAGTCTACCGTGCGACACGCTCATCTTCGGACGGCCGGTGGGTTTGACGGAAAATCGGGCTCAATTGTCCGTCCCCGATGGAGTTGAAATTTACGTGAATTACACCGTCGATCGACTGGGATTGAAGCTGCTGGGCGGGAATTTGAACGACGTTACGTCATTCCGGTACTCGATCAATGCCGAGTCCCAGTGCCGGGCCAGCGATGGATTATTGAAGGTCGTCGTGGTTGTTGTTTCGGCTCCCGGACACTTTGACAGGCGCCAACTGGTCCGTCGGACGTGGGCCGGTCGGCTGGGCGACACCAGCTGGGGCCGGCACGTTTTCCTGACCGGCCGGACGGCCAACGCGACGCTGCAGAGCCGACTGGAGGAGGAAAGCGGTATATTCGACGATATTGTCCAGCTGGACATGATGGACAGTTACGAGATTCTGACGGCCAAATCGGTGGCCTTGCTGCACTGGGCCCAGCAATTCTGTAGCGCCAAGGTCCCGTTCGTCCTGAAatgcgacgacgacgtttACGTCAACACGGGCCGTCTCTACTCGGCCGTCACGGCCATCACCAAGACTATCCCTTACTACGAGGCCGGCATCTACGGCACCCAAATTGTCATTGACAATCCGCCCCAGCGGAAGTTGG AGAGTAAACATTACGTCAGTATGGAGCTGTGGCCTTGGCCGGCCTACCCATCTTATCTGTACGGCGGTTGTTATTTGCTGGGCAGAAAAGCCCTGGCCCCGTTGCTAACGGCCGCCCAGTCGACCCCGTATTTCCCCTTTGAAGATCTTTACTTGATAGGTCTCTGTTCCCGGAAGGCCCACGTCCCACTCTGGACCTTTGACAA AATGTTCATTATGGAGAATGGCAACCGGACGGGCGATCCTTGTTTCGCCGGCCAGTCCATCACGTGGCAGACCCGATCGGATGGCCAATTGCTGGAATCGCATCAAACCACAAAGAAGCTGGACGAAAACAAGAtcaaatgcagcagcagcggccagTCAGGACGAGGGGGGAACGtgattcatttcaaattgatcgATCCGACCGAATACGAGACGTGGAGTCGCAACGTgagtctgctgctggccatcaaCCACACCCAACAAAGACAAACCTGA
- the LOC124197228 gene encoding uncharacterized protein LOC124197228 isoform X1, which yields MEEALPNHQKILEMPDPDVGRTDVDVDDTHATESSDDDTISVLSEAERCKNSVVTPDGPPKKRLKGPEPPTLVFQSPETVPSPPQQQQPQPVFSPSKRLASPVSEPILPDYEEPTTFSPIYDNVAQKPSSPPPSVTVTVTSPVVQVCPDAKPSATLQQTEQLSINFDGCESSTDDSLPYETQSNPPVERFVSVVSVVNVTEDKAETDEESQMIGQKLDESEVLILNTSSVVSNGVPLEIESKNDDNNETPQTVKPDEPEQQSNEAADEQDGRQNNNNAVLEFRSDVSCNLSQVSSLSRSSSGSDRSSLSESREDTSVIHNSITVEGTTQEATDDVSFSLSDVVSSPEIVSTLPPKERSRSPSPHIEKTDPVKEVEEEEEDDESILSPNRKVKGDASGDSGTGTGETNIPSTPYSAFLERTLDFSDIESTSGTGTMGSRCSRISDSVIDVELVEVVTHSMPSSGRSLSTVSIGTTINSSTVPVSFIPSVFGQHYGSSFACSASSSTVVVYRSPCTLRTYPKRNLILKKRYEVLITNMPDGPFLFYLQLKKENQNHLKLRKLINSVALTSFVGEPKPGMVCLALFPHDNLIYRGTIMAISHFGGNCVCIVNFVDIGIEAPVELDLIYEIPQMMLKLHVLAYRASLFGIEDAAKNLVGLNDAFISLVKSSPNLVAEVEEVGPTGIPNIFLHDKNGRSILDSLNSQFNNKISLPHVRHATNPVRVSQIDHAKISGEECLFVVSAEEEGFFFGHLEESEDSWFGDVIGELKLVYSSIRNPPLMHLSFNKCLNLYGVAKYANSFFRVQVVKEIGLRFVVLLVDYGTQVTVNCSDIFAPVAGLIHFKRPSFGIRCRLKGVYLANKEKWKNVMMFKTIKVGTGELWKGALCVELSDHFLNSEVKRQLFAIPYVLDESEDESIYF from the exons ATGGAAGAAGCCTTGCCGAATCATCAAAAAATTCTTGAG ATGCCAGATCCTGACGTTGGACGTACGGACGTTGATGTTGATGATACACATGCAACCGAATCCAGCGATGATGATACTATCTCAGTTCTTAGTGAAGCCGAACGCTGTAAAAATTCCGTCGTCACCCCTGATGGACCTCCTAAAAAGCGTTTAAAAGGCCCTGAGCCGCCTACGCTGGTCTTCCAATCGCCGGAAACCGtaccatcaccaccacaacaacaacaaccccagcCAGTATTTAGCCCGAGCAAACGCCTTGCATCCCCTGTATCTGAACCCATACTGCCTGATTATGAGGAGCCCACTACGTTTTCTCCAATCTATGACAATGTCGCCCAAAAACCTTCTTCGCCTCCGCCCAGCGTCACGGTCACTGTAACTAGTCCAGTCGTCCAGGTCTGCCCGGACGCGAAGCCTTCAGCGACGCTACAGCAGACTGAACAATTGAGCATCAACTTTGACGGCTGCGAATCCTCGACGGACGATTCACTTCCCTACGAAACCCAATCCAACCCACCTGTTGAGCGTTTCGTGAGCGTCGTGAGCGTCGTCAACGTCACAGAGGACAAAGCAGAAACCGACGAGGAGAGTCAAATGATTGGCCAGAAACTTGACGAATCCGAAGTGCTCATCCTCAACACTTCCAGCGTCGTGTCCAATGGCGTCCCACTTGAAATCGAGTCGAAGAATGACGACAACAACGAAACCCCCCAAACAGTCAAGCCGGACGAACCGGAACAGCAAAGCAACGAAGCAGCGGACGAGCAAGACGGCCGGCAAAACAATAACAACGCCGTATTGGAATTCCGTAGCGATGTTTCTTGTAATTTGTCTCAGGTATCCAGCCTTTCACGATCCAGCTCTGGCAGCGACCGTAGCAGTTTGTCAGAAAGTCGAGAAGACACTTCCGTAATTCACAATTCTATCACTGTCGAAG GCACCACACAAGAAGCAACAGATGATGTCTCTTTTTCCCTGTCGGATGTCGTGTCGTCGCCTGAAATTGTTTCGACATTGCCGCCCAAGGAACGATCGCGATCACCAAGTCCCCACATTGAGAAAACTGATCCAGTCAAAGAAgtcgaagaggaagaagaagacgacgagtCGATTCTGAGTCCCAACAGGAAGGTGAAGGGCGACGCGTCGGGTGATTCCGGAACCGGAACGGGAGAAACCAATATCCCCAGCACACCTTATTCAGCCTTCCTCGAACGGACTCTTGATTTTTCCGATATCGAAAGCACAtctgg gACTGGAACGATGGGAAGCCGGTGTAGCCGCATTAGCGATTCCGTCATTGACGTTGAACTGGTCGAAGTAGTTACGCACTCCATGCCGTCCTCTGGTCGTAGTTTGAGCACAGTCAGCATCGGCACGACGATTAATTCCTCAACAGTTCCAGTGTCGTTTATCCCGTCAGTATTCGGTCAGCATTACGGTTCTTCCTTTGCCTGTTCGGCTTCCTCTTCCACAGTGGTTGTCTACCGTAGTCCTTGCACTCTTCGGACCTACCCGAAAAGAAATCTGATTCTCAAGAAACGCTATGAAGTACTTATCACAAATATGCCCGACGGACCGTTCCTCTTTTACTTGcagttgaagaaagaaaatcagaacCACTTGAAACTACGCAAACTTATCAACTCCGTAGCTCTTACTTCCTTTGTCGGGGAACCAAAGCCAGGAATGGTTTGCCTGGCACTCTTTCCCCACGATAATCTAATTTATCGAGGAACCATAATGGCCATTAGccattttgggggaaattGTGTCTGTATCGTCAATTTTGTGGACATCGGCATCGAGGCGCCCGTTGAACTCGATTTGATTTATGAAATTCCACAAATGATGCTGAAACTGCATGTGCTTGCTTATCGTGCCTCTTTGTTCGGCATTGAAGATGCTGCCAAGAACCTCGTGGGGTTGAATGACGCATTTATCTCTTTAGTAAAGTCATCCCCAAATCTTGTTGCCGAAGTTGAAGAAGTTGGACCCACTGGAatcccaaacatttttcttcatgaTAAAAATGGCCGCAGTATTCTCGACAGTCTTAACTCTCAatttaacaacaaaatttcattgcCCCACGTTCGCCATGCTACTAACCCAGTGAGAGTCTCCCAG atCGACCATGCAAAGATATCTGGTGAAGAATGTCTCTTCGTCGTCTCAGCTGAGGAAGAAGGATTTTTTTTCGGTCACTTGGAAGAATCGGAAGACTCCTGGTTCGGTGACGTCATAGGTGAGCTTAAACTTGTTTATTCGTCCATCAGAAACCCGCCCTTGATGCATTTGTCATTTAATAAATGCCTAAATCTTTATGGGGTTGCCAAATATGCTAACAGCTTCTTTAGAGTTCAGGTTGTTAAAGAAATTGGGTTGAGATTCGTTGTTCTTCTGGTTGACTATGGTACTCAAGTCACAGTAAATTGTTCCGATATTTTTGCGCCAGTTGCCGGCTTGATCCATTTCAAAAGACCATCATTCGGCATTCGTTGCCGATTAAAGGGAGTGTATCTGgctaataaggaaaaatggaagaatgtAATGATGTTCAAAACAATCAAGGTGGGTACTGGTGAACTATGGAAAGGGGCCTTATGTGTGGAATTGTCGGaccattttttgaattctgaAGTTAAAAGACAGCTATTTGCCATTCCTTATGTTTTGGATGAGAGTGAAGAcgaatcaatttatttttaa
- the LOC124197227 gene encoding STE20-like serine/threonine-protein kinase → MQQVERAEQQQDSDLRISSKKIRSEQERELKLFREGLKQEVRLLKQESDLLPKDQRKTAFRIKRQQQEVEQSDRERSFLDSLNQSHEMSLRRLSDGHREKIALLERQFLQQKQQLLRSRESAVWELEERQLHERHQLARRQLKEIFFLQRHQMLVRHEKELEQIRRFQTRKEEDLLKRQAIERRALPKRIRVEMKAREMMFRESMRISVNAASLPSGLASLAGALNFPDTPDNERDKLRKFQEQEKKRYKAEEQRCELKHRRQLEELRAAADSSVKELEQLQNEKRKMLMEHETMKLKSQDDEFQSELRER, encoded by the exons ATGCAGCAAGTGGAACGTGCCGAACAGCAGCAGGATTCCGATCTTCGCATTTCGTCGAAGAAGATCCGCTCGGAGCAGGAGCGTGAATTGAAACTGTTCCGCGAAGGATTGAAACAGGAAGTGAGGCTGTTGAAACAAGAGTCGGACCTGCTGCCCAAAGACCAGCGCAAGACGGCCTTCCGTATTAAACGCCAGCAGCAAGAGGTGGAGCAGTCGGACAGGGAGCGCTCCTTCCTGGACAGTTTGAATCAAAGCCACGAAATGTCGCTTCGTCGCCTGAGTGACGGCCACCGCGAGAAAATCGCTCTGCTGGAACGGCAATTTTTGCAGCAGAAACAGCAGCTGCTCCGCTCCCGCGAGTCGGCCGTGTGGGAACTGGAAGAACGGCAGCTGCACGAACGCCACCAACTGGCCAGGAGGCAACTCAAGGAgatatttttccttcaacgGCATCAAATGCTTGTCCGTCACGAGAAAGAACTGGAACAAATCCGACGGTTCCAAACCCGCAAAGAG GAGGATCTTTTGAAGCGACAGGCGATCGAAAGACGGGCGCTACCTAAGCGGATCCGAGTGGAAATGAAAGCCCGTGAAATGATGTTTAGAGAGTCGATGCGCATCTCAGTCAACGCTGCAAGTTTACCCAGCGGATTGGCTTCCCTGGCTGGTGCCCTGAACTTCCCCGATACTCCGGATAACGAGCGCGATAAATTGCGCAAGTTCCAGGAGCAGGAGAAGAAGCGCTACAAAGCCGAAGAGCAGCGCTGCGAGTTGAAACATCGCCGGCAGTTGGAAGAACTTCGTGCAGCAGCCGATTCTTCCGTCAAAG AATTGGAGCAACTGCAAAACGAGAAGCGCAAAATGTTGATGGAACACGAAACGATGAAACTCAAATCGCAGGATGACGAGTTCCAGTCGGAATTGCGGGAACGGTAG
- the LOC124197226 gene encoding uncharacterized protein LOC124197226 isoform X2: MERHRQSIGTGGAILRSCSHIRAALPSQTSGMHWIDPDGQGVGDDPIYVYCNMTTGSTAILHDSESRISVSHCTEPGCYSRVIQYSATTKQMSALAQLSDECHQSIRYDCTSAPFEINGNIYSWWNDRHGKPQYFWSGNRASVHTCQCGIEYNCIEALADCNCDSSLPTPLADIGVITDKNLLPITRLNFGRTVLENSSGMHTLGRFECTGQVAVQGMPSSCQDLWLIGHTLSGLYSVMGAAIVENVYCNFTKLPNDPGFQKSLGFGFADIKSSPTYFYVQKNTTFSATGIPMPFEVNKVNVGGAMDLTTGIFTSPRPGRCFFSFTGLAQFPFASPYKLRLGVGIYLNGYLNGRGWVANTARNQWSQFTLQSTLNLNAGDRVWLQITDMSDGVYLYDSNSHYTHFTGWLLEEETFDSH, from the exons ATGGAACGGCATCGTCAATCGATCGGAACGGGCGGTGCCATTCTCAGAAGTTGCAGCCACATTCGGGCGGCTCTTCCGTCACAAACTTCCGGCATGCACTGGATCGATCCCGACGGCCAGGGTGTTGGCGACGACCCCATCTACGTCTACTGTAACATGACAACAG GTTCGACTGCTATTTTGCACGACAGCGAATCCCGGATATCCGTTTCGCATTGCACTGAGCCCGGATGCTACTCCAGGGTAATTCAATATTCGGCCACTACTAAACAAATGTCGGCATTGGCCCAGTTATCCGACGAATGCCACCAATCAATCCGG TATGATTGCACCAGCGCTCCGTTTGAGATCAACGGCAACATTTATTCGTGGTGGAACGATCGGCACGGAAAGCCGCAATATTTCTGGTCCGGCAACCGGGCCAGCGTCCACACCTGCCAGTGCGGCATCGAGTACAACTGCATCGAAGCTCTTGCCGATTGTAATTGCGATTCCAGTCTACCCACGCCACTGGCCGATATCG GAGTGATTACCGATAAAAACCTACTGCCAATCACGAGGCTCAATTTCGGCCGGACCGTGCTGGAAAATTCGTCCGGCATGCACACCCTGGGCCGGTTCGAATGCACCGGACAGGTGGCCGTCCAGGGAATGCCATCCTCTTGCCAAGACCTTTGGCTCATAGGTCACACGTTAAGCGGATTGTATTCGGTCATGGGAGCTGCCATCGTCGAAAATGTTTACTGCAATTTCACGAAATTACCAAACGATCCAG GTTTTCAGAAGTCACTGGGATTTGGATTCGCCGATATCAAATCGTCGCCCACGTATTTCTACGTGCAGAAGAACACGACCTTCTCGGCGACGGGCATTCCGATGCCGTTCGAAGTCAACAAGGTGAACGTCGGAGGGGCCATGGATTTGACTACGGGGATATTCACGTCGCCCAGACCGGGCAGGTGCTTCTTCTCGTTCACGGGATTGGCTCAGTTCCCGTTCGCCTCTCCTTACAAGCTGCGGCTGGGCGTCGGCATTTACCTCAACGGCTACCTGAACGGCCGGGGCTGGGTGGCCAACACGGCCAGAAATCAGTGGAGCCAGTTCACGCTCCAGTCGACTTTGAATTTGAACGCGGGAGACAGGGTGTGGCTGCAGATCACGGACATGTCGGACGGCGTTTACCTCTACGACAGCAACAGTCATTACACTCACTTTACGGGGTGGCTTTTGGAGGAGGAAACGTTCGATTCGcattaa